A region of Fusarium keratoplasticum isolate Fu6.1 chromosome 6, whole genome shotgun sequence DNA encodes the following proteins:
- a CDS encoding Histone domain-containing protein, translating into MDPQNPQGAQQNRQRPVYDPSQGGHYSACAALASQGFAPSELYTGPWANAHQGLTGQYKDILTTYWQHTISHLENDTHDYKIHQLPLARIKKVMKADPEVKMISAEAPILFAKGCDIFITELTMRAWIHAEENKRRTLQRSDIASALAKSDMFDFLIDIVPREEASSHAKRTTQTAAAPQAVPAAPGQGQMPGQHANMPQAPNQPHPMGAPDYMGGHGLTEQDYRNQPNMYPGQAVPAPQAAYGQTQPPGMYGEMEGMYPYSAMPPQQAPMSSEEFE; encoded by the exons ATGGATCCCCAGAACCCCCAAGGTGCTCAGCAGAATCGCCAACGCCCTGTCTACGACCCCAGTCAGGGCGGTCACTATA GCGCATGTGCTGCT CTTGCATCCCAGGGTTTCGCGCCCTCGGAGCTCTACACCGGACCTTGGGCCAAT GCTCATCAGGGTCTTACCGGCCAGTACAAGGACATCCTGACCACCTACTGGCAGCACACCATCTCGCACCTCGAGAATGACACCCACGACTACAAGATCCACCAGCTCCCGCTGGCGCgcatcaagaaggtcatgAAGGCTGACCCCGAGGTCAAGATGATCTCCGCCGAGGCTCCCATCCTCTTTGCCAAGGGTTgcgacatcttcatcaccgaGCTCACCATGCGCGCCTGGATCCACGCCGAGGAGAATAAGCGCCGCACTCTGCAGCGCTCCGACATCGCGTCCGCTCTAGCAAAGTCCGACATGTTCGACTTTCTCATCGACATTGTGCCTCGCGAGGAGGCTTCCTCCCACGCGAAGCGGACCACCCAGACGGCTGCCGCGCCCCAGGCTGTTCCCGCCGCTCCTGGCCAAGGTCAGATGCCCGGTCAGCACGCCAACATGCCCCAGGCTCCTAACCAGCCTCATCCCATGGGCGCTCCCGACTACATGGGCGGACATGGTCTTACTGAGCAGGACTACCGTAACCAGCCCAACATGTACCCGGGTCAGGCTGTCCCAGCTCCTCAGGCCGCCTACGGACAGACCCAGCCCCCAGGCATGTACGGCGAGATGGAGGGAATGTATCCCTACTCGGCCATGCCTCCCCAGCAG GCTCCCATGTCCTCGGAAGAGTTTGAGTAA